The Calypte anna isolate BGI_N300 chromosome 3, bCalAnn1_v1.p, whole genome shotgun sequence genome segment CAGCCACCCCCCCCCCTACCCACAACCtcccccccagggcaggggctgcGCTCACCACTCCAGTTCTTGGCGATCTTGAACATGTTGGCAGCCCTGGTGTACATCTCAcaggcttcctccaccctggtGTTACCCCTGGAAGGCACAAAGAGCCCCAAAACACCAACCCTGAGCTGAGGACACagcttggggagggggctgcagccccctgtGCTCAGGACAGGGGCCCCCTGACCCTAATGTTCCAGCAGGAGAGCATCACCCTGGGCAGGGGTACAGCTGGATCTGGGGGGACCAGGAGCCAAGAGGGAGCAGACACAACATCACCAAACCCTTCCTAGCAGGAGGACACCAAACCTCCTGCTGCAtaaagcagagccaggagagcagagggaaacccTCAGCTGAAATGACAGCAAAGAGTTTGGGAATGTTCCCCAAGAACTGGGAGCCCGGAGCaaaccccccccctcctgctctgGTGGGGTCCCTGGCCCAGCTTTTTGGGGCAGGATCAGCTGGTTCTGACTGACCCAGGGAAGGGCAAACCATGACAATCATCAGCAGGGCTTTTTGCTCCCctttgctggcagcagccacctTCCCTTTCGAAGCACAGGAAGGGCTTTTTGGATCATTCTTCAGCTCCTGAGAGCCACTGCAGCCCAAGGTAACACTACACCCTCTGAGGCATCCAAAACCCGGTGGGTTTCAGCCTTTTAgcctcaaaaaaataaaaataaagcactcGGGCAAGTTAATGGAGCTCCTCAGGAAACAGCCAGGCTGCCAATGAGGGTTTTGGCCTGGGCACCCCTTGGCACCAGGAGGATGCCAAGAGCCAAGTCCCCCACCACCTTTCTCTGccacttttaaaaacaaaacaaaaaaaaattatttttttattattttaattttttgtgtgtgtctatTTTTAGGccaagaaaatgagaattttgcCTCTGGAAACCTCTGCTGGTTCATTCCCAGGATTTTCAGCAATTGGCTGCCCGGATTATGCCCCTGGAGCACATCCTGCCCCAGTCATCTgccaggggatggggaggaattTATTTATACAACTTCTGCCCTCAGGGCTGCAGGCACTCGATTTCTCTGGGCTGGCGTTTAAAAACATCCAGGCCTCCCcgaggctcttttttttttaaaaaaaagcaaaaaaaaacccaccagaaaaactaaaaaacccccaccacaTAACCCCCAAAAGAGCCCGGAAGAGGCAAAGCTGGAGGTGGCCAAACCTGCCGGTTTTGCAGAACCTTCCAAGAATAATCCACTCTTTTTGCACCAAAAAGGAAGCTCTGTCATTCctgggggatggggggggggggaatcaCCCCCATCCCTCCGGAGGGTGGGGACAAAGTCACCCGAGCTGCcaaagggctgcaggaggaggagagggggggggtcCAGCCCGAGGGGAGCCCCCGGTACCGCAGGATGCTCCGGGACATCCCCCGGGGGgtggggacacggggggggggtccccaagctgcagagcccagtgGGATGCACTGGACCCCCCCCTCTTTTAGCACCCTAACGCAGCCCACCCACCCCCGGAGGCTGGGGAGACCCTCACCCACGAGTGGAGGGGGACACACAGCCCCGGGGGTGGGCAGAGCACCCACGGGTGGGtcgggagggggggggcaggACCTGACCCCGCATGCACCCACCCACAGGGCCCGGAAACCCTTCCCGCACCCTCCTTTTGCaaaccctcccccccctccGGACCCCCCCTCTTTACAACGAGCTCTGttgcagccccccccccccctttttgcCCCCCTCCCCTTCACACACTGCTCCCTTGCTTTCGGCAACCCCCGGACCCCCCCTCACCACCCCCTTTTCGCAAGCACCTCCCGGTTTTGCAGCACCCCCCCCCCGCAACCCCCCCGTTCCCGTAACCCCCCCTTTTTCCCAAACCCcccctttttttgctttgtaacCCCGTAACCCCCCTTCCTACGACCTCCCCTCCGCATCCCCCTTCTGCCaaccccccacaccccctctttacaaccccctccccccccgcaCCCTTtgctccccccctccccgcacCCTTCGCCCCGCTCACCCGAAGAGCCCCCGCAGGAAGGAGTGCGAGCCCTTCACCCGCTTCTCCGCCTCCGCCATCAGCTGCACGGCCTCACGCTCCTTCCCCGCACTGTCCATCCTGCGGCCTCCGCTGCTCCTCCCCctgctgttgctgttgctgcttcctcctcttcctcctcctcttcctcttcctcctccgcACCGCCGGGCGCGTGCACGCGGGGGTGGGCGGGGCCTGCGCGCGAGCAGCCGCGGGGGGGGCGGTGCCGGGGGAGGAGGTGCGGGAGGGGAGGGGtgcggggaggggagggagggggcggggAGGAGGAGCGGGGGGTGCGGTGCggggaggagctgggggaggtggggacGGGAGGGGCGGTGCggggaggggaagggctgggggaggcgGTGCGGGAGGGGCggggagggaaagggatggTGCGGGAGGGGTAGGGtgcggggaggggaggggaggggaggggagggggggggagggaggggaggggaggggaggggaggggaggggcggggaggaggagcagggaggaggagcgGGGGGTGCGGTGCggggaggagctgggggaggcGGTGCGGGAGGGGCggggagggaaagggatggTGCGGGAGGGGTAGGGTGCGGAGAGGGGAGGGGCGGTGCGGGGacgggagggaggggaagagatggtGCGGGAGGGGTGGGCtgcggggaggggaggggaggggcagtacagggaggggctgggggaggcggtgcgggagggaggggagggggggaggggaggagggggggaggggaggggaggggaggggagggagggagggaggggagggggaggggagggagggaggggaggggagggaggggggaaaggatgGTGCGGAGGGGTGGGCtgcggggaggggaggggcggTGCGGGGACGGGAGGGAGGGGCggggagggaaagggatggTGCGGGAGGGGTGGGCTGCGGGGAGGGGCAGTAcaaggaggggctgggggaggcagtGTGGTGAGGGCAGGGAGGTGCGGGGAGGGGCAGTGCGGGGAGGGGTCTATGATTCCCGGTGCGGGATTCAGGTGGCAAAGTGCAGCGTGCGGGGATGGTGCGGAGATGGTGCAGGGCGCACGGGGCGCGGGTCCTGGGTCAGGATGCGTGCGGCGGGGGGCAGGGGGGTCGCGCTGCCAGTCACACAGTGCAGGGTTCGTGCTGCGGGGGCCGTGGGTCTGGGCTGACCTTGTAAGATGAACCCTGCGGGATTCCTGATGCAGGACACGAGGTGCTTGATGCGGGATTCACAGGGCAACACGTGGTGCGGGATTCGTGTTGCCAAACACACGGTGCGTGGGCTGTGATTCACCCTGCAACGTGCACCTTGCATCCATCATGTTGCAGGGTGCATGGTGCATGATTCATGTTGCCAGACACATGGTGCATGGTTCCATGTCGCAGGACACATGGTGCAATGGTCTGTGATTCACTTTGCAACGTGCACCTTGCATGACCCGTGTTGCATGATTCATGTTGCAGGTGCACGATTCGTGTTGCCAGAGACAAGATGCAGGGTTTGTGTTGCCAGATGCATGATGCATGATCCGTGATTCATGGTGCACGGTTTATGTTGCAGGGTGCATGGTTCACGTTGCATGATTCATGCCACAAGACACAAGATGCATGGTTTGTGTTGCAGGATGCAGGATGCATGGCCCGTGATTCACCTTGCAACTTCCATCTCCATGATTCATGTTGCACGTTGCATCATTCACGTTGCCAGACACATGGTGCACGGTTCATGTTGCAGGGTGCATGGTTCATGTTGCATGATTCATGTTGCCAGGCATAAGATGCACGGTTTGTGTTGCAGGATGCATGATGCATGGCCCACGATTCACCTTGCACCATGCACCCTGCATGATTCACGTTGCACATTGCACGATTCACGTTGCATCTCACGTTATTCATGTTGCAAGGTGCATGGTTCATGTCACAAGACACAAGATGCACAGTTTAGGTTGCAGGATGCATGATGCATGGTCCATGATTCACCTTGCAACATGCACCCTGCATGATTCACGTTGCAAGGTGCCTGGTTCAGGTTGCAAGAGGTGCCCCGTGGGTGCTGCATGTTGCAGGGTCcctcgagcacagatcctgtgaggaagggctgagggagctgggggtgttgaggctggagaagaggaggctcaggggagacctcatcactctctccaactccctgaaaggaggttggagccaggggggcgttgggctcttttcccaggcaactctcagcaagacaagagggcacaaaaggtctcaagttgtgccaggggaggtttaggttggagatgagaaagaatttctttctggagagggtgatcaggcattggaatgggctgcccagggaaggagtggattctccgtgtctggagatctttccaaagagcctggatgtggcactgagtgccatgggctgggaactgcagcgggagtggatcaagggttggacttgatgatctctgaggtcccttccaacccagccagttctaggacTCTATGCCTGGTGCAGGATTCCTGGTGCACAGCCCATGATCCATGCTGCACTTCCCATGTCACGCTGCAGCATGCAAGGATTCCTGGTGCAGGGTGCATGGCCCAAGGCCCAGGTTGGTGCTGCAGGGTGTGTGCTGCAGGATGCACAGCTCCCACTGCAGCATCCATGAAGCACCACGCGTGATCCGTGTCACACGGGGCGTGACTCCTGCTGCAGGGGCACCCGAATGCTCAGGGGGTGCCAGGCTTGCCAGGCTTGAATCCTAAAACCAAGAGGGGCAGTGCAGGAGGGGGGAGTTCCTGTAGCTGGGCTGCcctcagaagtgaaaaaaaaaaatcattataaaGGTGGATTTGTCCTGAAAGTGTTGGTAGGAAATGGGCTGGGGGTGCTTCAACCAGGAGGCAGGGGGAGCAGCATCCAGGTCCAGAAGATGCACGGTGtgctgggaagaaggaaaagccaagCTTTGCCCAGCCTGAAGGTTTTGGGGTGAATTTACCCCAACCTGAAGGAGGTTTTGGGGTGAATTTACCCCAACGTGAAGGAGGTTTTGGGGTGAATTTACCCCAACGTGAAGCACCTCCTTGTCGGGAGCACTGAGGGAAGCCAAGCGGGTAATTAATATGATTGGTAAACAAACTGCAACTTTATTGAGGGGTCAGGGTGACATTTCTACCACTTCTGTTAATTATGCCTACTTATCAGTTGCTGATGGGATGCTACTAAAAGGTTACATTCGCACACTCCTCCCACTCGGGGATTTTCCACCCGGACCCACACCATTTTCTTGCTACCTTACATGTAACAAACCCACCAAGGATGCTGTGACATTGCCCCCTCTGCTCATCCAGCCATTCTCCAAcaattccccctttttctttttgcacaagcAGAACAGTAGGAGCGTTGGCAAACAGCTTTTTAATTGTCATGGCACAACTAGAACATGCAAAGCCAGAACACCCCCCAAACATGGAATAAGGGGTGACTGGGGGGTCACCAAGCTAGCACAAAAGGAAGTGGTACTTAACCAACGTGCAAGGGTGACCCAAATATTCTGTCGAGGGTCAAAAgtcagcaaaacaaagcaactaAGGCCTGAAAAGGTTCAAATCAGGCCTCTAACAAGAGCAATACAGCTTTTCTTGCTCTCGAACATGTTCTCATATCTCAACAAATGACTCAATGGTTTGAGACAGTCGTTTCTGCTCCCGACTTTGCACTTCTGGGTCCAGCAGGGTTGCTGGAGTTACCTGGTGCCGAGCAGGTCCACTTGCTGGGGACCCACAGGGTGTCTGTAGGGGTGGAAACACACATGGACCTCTGCCTAAGTTATTTAACTTCTGCTGGTCCTCGCCAGACCCCTGTGGCAGGGTCCCTGGAGCTCACAGCCAGTGGGGTTTCAAGGGACCTGGCTTGTTGGGCCACCGTCCCGTGAGCATATGCTGGCACTGACTTTTGTTCCCCAAACATGCACAAGTCATTGAGCACAAGCAGAGTCTTTCCTAATCACTCTTGTGGGTCTTGCAAGTCCTTAAATGtcaacaaataatttttcagtgtttgatttGCCCTTTCAACTACTGCTTGCCCAGTTGGCACATGAGGGATTCCTGTGGTACCCTTAATGCCCCATCGTTGAAAGAACTGGGCTAGCTTTTTATTAACATAGGCTGGTCCATTATCTGTCTTTATGTAGTGAAAAAGCAGTCTTTGAAGTCCACTATAAGGAAATGCCAATGCTCTGGAAGCATCATGGGGTTCGGCATGCTGGGCTGTAGGGCCCCCATAGCTTCCATCTGAGAGTTAACCACACCTAAGTCATGCAGCAGGTGATATTTCCCAGACTGCTTTTTAATCACAAAAATGGGAGTATTCCAGGGACTGGTTGATGGCTGTATGTGTCCCTGTTCCAGTTGTCCTTGCACTAATGTACGTGCCTGTACGAGGCTTTCTCGTTTGAGCGGCCACTGCTCGATGCACACTGGATCCGGTGTCAGCCGTGTcagagggatggggaaagcCCAAGAAGTGACCACTAATAAAAACAGTCCTTTGTTACCAACTGGGCCCCAATCTGCCCCAATATATCCCTGCCAACGAGGGCTTCTCCATTTCTGGGCAGTGGCACGATGGTGATGAACAAGGTCCACACACGACCACCGACTGCCAAGGGGACATTTTGTGTGCTCTGcttgagctgagctgtgccccctgcccctgcccctgcccctccGGAGATCATTGGGGTGGCAGGCTAATGATGGGGCCAACACTGTTCCTCCACAGTGGTGATGTCTGCTCCTGTATCCAGCAAAGCTGCAAGGTGACATTGTTCCTGTTGGTGTTCCAGTAAACCAGGTGCCCTAGGCCATGGGAAGGCATGGTGGAGCCCCTTCTCCTGTGGAGCCAAAACCTGCGGTTCCGCGGGCAGATGGTGAAGAGGCGGTGGCTCCATCAGTCAACTGTGTCAGAACTAGTTGGGCAATTCCACTTCCCTTTGGAATTACCACAGGCAGGGTCCATGTCATGGCTACAGTACAGATTTCTCCATACAGTCACTGTTAGTCCTGGTAAGACAAACAGACCCTGAGGTCCGGCAGATGATCGCCCTAACAAGAGGGCTCCACGTGGTTTTCCCCCGTATTTCACCGGACTGATGATGCCAGTGGGGATCTCCTGAGGCTTATTGCCAATGAAGGTGACACCTACTGTGGCTGCCAAGTCTAACCCGAGGCTCCTGCTGGTAGctggtgggagggaggtggctgaCTGTAGATGTCTGGAGGGAATCACAGCAGAGCCGCAGTTTGGGTCTTCACGCCGTGGCTTCTTGTGCTCCTCGACCCGTTTCCCGAGTGCCTGCAGGTTCCTGTGGCATGGGAGCCCATGTTGCAGTGCTGACACCAAACTCCAGACTCGTGGCACTGCCTTCGGAGATGCCTGGTCCCACCACACCTGGAACACTTCTTGCTGGGGTCTGGCCATTGCTCTGATGGGCCGGCGGGACGTAGCGGGGCCAGGGCTGCAAAGGCTTCAGCTTGGGCTTGCACTAGAGCTCTCCCTACACTCTGCACTGCCTCAATTAACACTGCTTGAGCTCCTACTGGCACTTTCACCACCTGCTCAAGCATTTCCTCAATGGTAACATCTCCCCGCATGGTGGAGAGAACGCTTTTTGTGGGTCCATTACTGTTCTCCAGCACACAGTGACAGAGCAGAGGGCCTCTTGTCCACTCTGGCACACCAGCCCGACTGATGGCATCACTGAGCTTAGCTACAAACTGCCCAAAAGGTTCTTCTCTCCCTTGCTTCATTGACATAAAAGAGGGAACGGGTGGCATGGTCCTAACTCTACTTAAGGCTTCTTGTGCAAGCCTCATGGACTCCCTAACCTTGTCCAGCCCTAGACGTGCCTGGGCTTCAATGCCAGCATAAGGCCCAGTACCCATAAGCTGACAAGCTGACACCCCAAACATGGGATCCTTCTGTTGTCTGGGGATGGCAGCAAAGCTTTCACATAACTGCTGCCAGTGTGCTTGCCACAACATTAATTCAGACGGAGTAGTGATCATTCCCATTATTCCCTTCACATCCTCGGGGAGCAATGGTCCTGCTCCCCAGATACAATCTATCATTACTTTAGCTGGTTCACCGTGCAGTCCACACTCCTTAACTGTGGCTCTCAACTCTGTCAAGAACTCCCAATCTAAAGGGCTATAGGTTACTTTTATATTTCCCTGACCATCCAGTGTACATGTCACAGGGAAGGCTTGCGGGAGGGCTTGTACATCTGAACAGAAATCATGATCTTTATGAAGAATTGCCTCCTTCTGAATTTGTAACCAATTAACCCTTGAGATGGAGCCAAACCGTGGAGCACCACCGAGCTGGGGTTTGTTCACAGCAAGCTCTTGATGATGATGAGCAGCTGCTTCCTCATCTAACTGCCCTTCCTCCTTGTTTGACAGAACATCACCTAAGGCACCATCTAATGGGACTGCAGATGGCTCCATGGGAGCTCTGTTGGAGTTCTGAGAAATCTCCACAACTCTCTCTTCCCCCGTCGGGGAGCTTGGATCGTCATCGACCCCGAACTGATGCAGCCCTGGTGTCCCCTGCCCTGCGAAGTAATCAGCGACCACAGCAGCCATTTCCCCTTCTGCCTGGTAACGCTGTAAGCAATTCAGAACTGCAAACCACAGTTTCGTTAACTTCCGAGCTGTTTCATCCTTATCTATGACTTTACCACACAGAATACCCCCTAATTCTCTCCATTCTGCCTCATCAAACAGTTTAGAAGGGTCGTTAAACAACCGCTGTGCGCGACCATACACTAAAAGTGCCGGGAGATCCTTTCTTAGATCTCTGTCTTTTACTGAACGTTTTTGTAAAAAACTTACAAGTAAATCTAGGGCTACTTTGCTCTCCATTGCTCGTTTCACCTATCCTTTTAGTGCAGCCTTTACCTATCCCTTTGGAGCACCCTTTACCCCGTCCCTTTAGGGCACCCTTTACCCTCTCCCTTTAGGGCACCCTTTACTCTATCCCTTTAGGGCAGCCTTTAACCTGTCCCTTTAGTGCAGCCTTTACTCTATCCCTTTAGGGCACCCTTTAACCTGTCCCTTTAGGGCAGCCTTTACTCTATCCCTTTAGGGCACCCTTTAACCTGTCCCTTTAGGGCAGCCTTTACCCCATCCCTTTAGGGCACCCTTTACCCCATCCCTTTAGGGCACCCTTTACCCCATCCCTTTAGGGCACCCTTTACCC includes the following:
- the LOC115598159 gene encoding endogenous retrovirus group K member 113 Gag polyprotein-like: MESKVALDLLVSFLQKRSVKDRDLRKDLPALLVYGRAQRLFNDPSKLFDEAEWRELGGILCGKVIDKDETARKLTKLWFAVLNCLQRYQAEGEMAAVVADYFAGQGTPGLHQFGVDDDPSSPTGEERVVEISQNSNRAPMEPSAVPLDGALGDVLSNKEEGQLDEEAAAHHHQELAVNKPQLGGAPRFGSISRVNWLQIQKEAILHKDHDFCSDVQALPQAFPVTCTLDGQGNIKVTYSPLDWEFLTELRATVKECGLHGEPAKVMIDCIWGAGPLLPEDVKGIMGMITTPSELMLWQAHWQQLCESFAAIPRQQKDPMFGVSACQLMGTGPYAGIEAQARLGLDKVRESMRLAQEALSRVRTMPPVPSFMSMKQGREEPFGQFVAKLSDAISRAGVPEWTRGPLLCHCVLENSNGPTKSVLSTMRGDVTIEEMLEQVVKVPVGAQAVLIEAVQSVGRALVQAQAEAFAALAPLRPAGPSEQWPDPSKKCSRCGGTRHLRRQCHESGVWCQHCNMGSHATGTCRHSGNGSRSTRSHGVKTQTAALL